A section of the Leptotrichia buccalis C-1013-b genome encodes:
- a CDS encoding HU family DNA-binding protein, with amino-acid sequence MSKKEFVDAYAKATGETKKRAEELVNAFLETAEEFLVKGENIQFVGWGTFEVKERAAREGRNPSTGDPIQIEAKKVVKFKVGKKLADKVAEAK; translated from the coding sequence ATGTCAAAAAAAGAATTTGTAGATGCTTATGCTAAAGCAACTGGAGAAACTAAAAAAAGAGCTGAAGAATTAGTAAATGCTTTTTTAGAAACAGCAGAAGAATTTTTAGTAAAAGGTGAGAATATTCAGTTTGTAGGCTGGGGAACTTTTGAAGTAAAAGAAAGAGCAGCTAGAGAAGGAAGAAATCCTTCAACTGGAGATCCAATCCAAATAGAAGCTAAAAAAGTAGTAAAATTCAAAGTTGGAAAAAAATTAGCAGACAAAGTTGCTGAAGCTAAATAA
- a CDS encoding ABC transporter substrate-binding protein encodes MKRLLILVSALAFMVLSCGNSNGSKGGNGTESGNGSKKYRIGITQIASHPALDSAREGFKDAFKEAGVTADFDEKNANGETANANLIANNFVGSKEDLIYAIATNAAQPAAQATNDVPVVFAAITDPESAGILKNNVTGVSDRMDVKQQLELLKKLSPNVKKVGVIYNSSEQNSKIQVEDLKKAAKELGMSIVEKSIVQANEIPQAADNLVREADAVYLPTDNLVASVVSLITDKATAAKKIVFGAEAAHVKGGALITQGVSYYEIGKEAGKMAIDILKNGKKPSEIKFKTMPLNEIVINEKTLAALGISLPEDIKSKAKMVQ; translated from the coding sequence ATGAAAAGATTATTGATTTTAGTGAGTGCTTTGGCATTTATGGTTTTGAGTTGTGGTAATTCTAATGGTAGTAAAGGTGGTAATGGAACTGAAAGTGGAAATGGTTCCAAGAAGTATAGAATTGGGATTACACAGATTGCGTCACATCCTGCACTTGATAGTGCAAGAGAAGGCTTTAAAGATGCTTTTAAGGAAGCAGGAGTTACAGCTGATTTTGATGAGAAAAATGCAAATGGTGAAACAGCTAATGCAAATTTAATTGCAAATAATTTTGTCGGTTCAAAAGAAGATCTGATTTATGCCATTGCAACAAATGCGGCTCAACCGGCAGCACAGGCAACAAATGACGTACCTGTTGTATTTGCAGCAATTACAGATCCAGAATCTGCAGGTATTTTAAAAAATAATGTGACTGGTGTAAGTGACAGAATGGATGTAAAACAGCAGCTGGAATTATTAAAGAAATTGAGTCCTAATGTAAAAAAAGTTGGCGTAATTTACAATTCATCAGAACAAAATTCAAAAATTCAAGTGGAAGACTTGAAAAAAGCTGCAAAAGAATTGGGGATGAGTATTGTTGAAAAAAGTATTGTTCAAGCAAATGAAATACCGCAAGCAGCAGATAATTTGGTAAGAGAAGCAGATGCAGTTTACTTGCCTACAGATAATCTTGTAGCATCAGTTGTGAGTTTGATTACAGATAAAGCGACAGCAGCTAAAAAAATAGTATTTGGTGCTGAAGCAGCTCATGTAAAAGGTGGAGCATTGATTACACAAGGTGTGAGCTATTATGAAATAGGAAAAGAAGCTGGTAAAATGGCAATCGATATTTTGAAAAATGGTAAAAAGCCAAGTGAAATTAAATTTAAGACAATGCCTTTAAATGAAATTGTAATAAATGAAAAGACACTTGCAGCACTTGGAATTTCATTGCCAGAAGACATAAAATCCAAAGCTAAAATGGTTCAATAA
- a CDS encoding ABC transporter substrate-binding protein: MKKILLVAMSLLMVLSCGNKGDNTVSGNKDSQASDGKQVYKIGVTQFMEHPSLNLTKQGFEDAFKEAGIKADFDEKNANGEVTNANLIATNYKADKKDLVFGIATPSAQALANNITDIPVLFSAVTDPASAKLLNPNVTGTSDKVENIAAQLDLLAKIKPGLKKIGVLYNPSEQNSTVQVQEIQKIAKEKNIEVVLQGISNFGELAQATKNLLGATDALYLPTDNLVVSGANLITSEAINAKKPVVASENSTVKLGALFTMGLDYYALGKRTGEMAIEILKGKPVSQIPFETSKQMKLYVNEKTAQALGLDVKNSMFNGAEFVSK; this comes from the coding sequence ATGAAAAAAATATTATTAGTAGCAATGAGCTTATTAATGGTATTATCCTGTGGAAATAAAGGCGATAATACTGTTAGTGGGAACAAGGATTCGCAGGCATCAGATGGCAAGCAGGTCTATAAAATAGGTGTAACGCAGTTTATGGAACATCCGTCACTTAATTTAACTAAGCAAGGATTTGAAGATGCATTTAAAGAGGCTGGAATAAAAGCTGATTTTGATGAAAAAAATGCAAACGGAGAAGTAACAAATGCAAATTTAATTGCAACAAATTACAAGGCGGATAAAAAGGATTTAGTATTTGGAATTGCAACACCGTCAGCACAGGCATTGGCAAATAATATTACAGATATTCCTGTGTTATTTTCAGCAGTAACTGATCCTGCAAGTGCGAAACTTCTGAATCCAAATGTGACAGGAACAAGTGACAAAGTGGAAAATATTGCGGCTCAGCTTGACTTGTTAGCAAAAATAAAACCTGGATTAAAGAAAATTGGAGTTTTATATAATCCATCAGAACAAAATTCGACTGTTCAAGTTCAGGAAATTCAAAAAATTGCTAAAGAAAAAAATATAGAAGTTGTGCTGCAAGGAATAAGCAACTTTGGAGAATTGGCTCAGGCTACTAAAAATTTACTTGGAGCAACTGATGCGTTGTATCTTCCAACAGACAATCTTGTTGTATCTGGAGCAAACTTAATTACTTCAGAAGCGATTAATGCAAAAAAACCTGTAGTTGCAAGTGAAAATTCCACTGTAAAACTGGGAGCGTTATTTACAATGGGGCTTGATTATTACGCATTAGGAAAAAGAACTGGAGAAATGGCAATTGAAATTCTGAAAGGAAAACCTGTTTCTCAAATTCCTTTTGAAACTTCAAAACAAATGAAATTGTACGTAAATGAAAAAACAGCACAAGCATTAGGACTGGATGTAAAAAATTCTATGTTTAATGGGGCTGAATTTGTCAGTAAATAA
- a CDS encoding ABC transporter permease, whose protein sequence is MNELLVFLQSLPEAFKTGFIYSIMVMGVYLTYKILDFPDMSVDGTFPLGGFVFAAFALSKNGFFGITSPIMGLILAVICGMIAGYITGALHVYLKINGLLSGILVMTGLYSINSRIVGMPNVFISPERSIYEIISYEKDFVPFIIMFVILLILKGLYDYKIKENKYMIRSLATYTVFVIGLIIYVANTKDVKLMLTVLIAFVIKMIIDYVLTSKFGFALRALGNNEQLVVSLGVNEKRLKIFGLMLANGVVALSGALFAQNIKVADLQSGVGTIVIGLAAIILGLGVLKKSRIINEISIVTIGSLMYYFIINLALMSNGWTRSLYEGLHFSDNIIKILEIKPTDVKIITAIILAAILWNELIKKAKKGKKKVKLIKKGEGN, encoded by the coding sequence ATGAATGAATTATTAGTATTTTTGCAAAGTCTTCCAGAGGCTTTTAAAACAGGGTTTATATATTCGATAATGGTTATGGGAGTGTATTTGACTTATAAAATACTAGATTTTCCTGATATGTCAGTAGATGGAACTTTTCCATTAGGAGGATTTGTATTTGCAGCATTTGCACTTTCTAAAAACGGCTTTTTTGGAATTACAAGTCCTATTATGGGGCTTATTTTAGCGGTAATATGTGGAATGATTGCTGGTTATATTACAGGGGCATTGCACGTTTATTTAAAAATTAACGGACTACTTTCGGGGATTTTAGTAATGACGGGGCTTTATAGTATAAACTCCAGAATTGTCGGAATGCCAAATGTATTTATTTCGCCAGAGAGAAGTATTTATGAAATAATTTCGTATGAAAAGGATTTTGTGCCTTTTATAATTATGTTTGTTATTTTACTTATTTTAAAAGGTCTTTATGATTATAAAATTAAGGAAAATAAGTATATGATTAGAAGTTTGGCTACTTATACTGTTTTTGTAATAGGGTTAATTATTTATGTTGCAAATACGAAAGATGTTAAATTGATGTTAACTGTACTTATAGCTTTTGTTATAAAAATGATTATTGATTATGTTTTGACATCAAAATTTGGATTTGCGTTAAGAGCTTTGGGAAATAATGAGCAGCTAGTTGTAAGTTTAGGGGTAAATGAGAAAAGACTTAAAATATTTGGACTTATGCTTGCAAATGGTGTTGTAGCCTTATCAGGAGCGTTATTCGCACAAAATATTAAAGTTGCAGATTTACAGTCTGGAGTAGGGACAATCGTTATTGGACTTGCGGCAATTATTCTAGGACTTGGAGTATTGAAAAAATCTCGTATAATAAATGAAATTTCAATTGTTACAATAGGTTCTCTTATGTATTATTTTATTATAAACTTGGCGTTAATGTCAAACGGATGGACAAGAAGTCTATATGAAGGACTTCATTTCAGTGACAATATTATAAAAATACTAGAAATAAAACCAACTGATGTCAAAATTATAACAGCGATAATACTTGCGGCAATTTTATGGAACGAGCTTATTAAAAAGGCTAAAAAAGGTAAGAAAAAAGTAAAATTAATTAAGAAAGGGGAAGGGAACTAA
- a CDS encoding ABC transporter ATP-binding protein: protein MIEIKNLYKTFFSELGTEKQVFKGLNFTINDGDFITIIGSNGAGKSTLLNVLNGQIIPDGGNIVLNGNDITSIEQHKRAKWISQVYQNPTMGTAPSMTVLENLSMAKNKGKRFNFTFGLDTKNIEFYKKQLATLGLGLENQLFTQVGLLSGGQRQCLSLIMATLNRPDILLLDEHTAALDPQTSEIILEKTKEIIEKNNITSLMITHNMQDAITYGNRLIMLHAGEVIFDIKGEEKKKLTVEKLLEMFKTKDAKLSDKNIF, encoded by the coding sequence ATGATAGAAATAAAAAATTTGTACAAGACTTTCTTCTCTGAACTTGGAACGGAAAAACAAGTATTTAAAGGTCTCAATTTTACAATAAATGATGGAGATTTCATAACAATTATCGGAAGTAACGGTGCTGGAAAATCAACTCTTTTAAATGTTTTAAATGGACAAATTATTCCAGACGGAGGAAACATCGTTTTAAATGGAAATGACATTACTAGTATTGAACAGCATAAAAGAGCAAAATGGATTTCACAAGTTTATCAAAATCCAACAATGGGAACAGCTCCATCAATGACGGTGCTGGAAAATCTGTCAATGGCAAAAAATAAAGGAAAACGATTTAATTTTACTTTTGGACTGGATACTAAAAATATCGAATTTTATAAAAAACAATTAGCAACTCTCGGACTTGGACTTGAAAATCAGCTGTTTACACAAGTAGGACTTCTATCTGGTGGGCAAAGACAATGTTTATCTTTAATAATGGCAACTTTGAACCGTCCAGACATCTTACTGCTGGATGAACACACAGCAGCACTTGACCCGCAGACTTCTGAAATAATTCTTGAAAAGACAAAGGAAATTATTGAAAAAAATAATATAACAAGTCTTATGATAACACATAATATGCAAGATGCTATAACTTATGGAAACAGACTAATTATGCTTCATGCTGGAGAAGTAATTTTTGATATAAAAGGTGAAGAAAAGAAAAAGCTGACAGTAGAAAAATTATTGGAAATGTTTAAAACAAAAGATGCCAAATTGTCGGATAAAAATATATTTTAA